Proteins encoded within one genomic window of Drosophila willistoni isolate 14030-0811.24 chromosome XL unlocalized genomic scaffold, UCI_dwil_1.1 Seg141, whole genome shotgun sequence:
- the LOC6641284 gene encoding arginine/serine-rich coiled-coil protein 2 isoform X1 translates to MEALVNYSSEDDQDETGNQIRAPQSTTRTTSSSLKQHKSKQRRQRQQCSSSSSSRSRSRSSSNDSSNSNNSSSIEDNQNPKSKKRQHQPQPQHHHNTPPFVSLPASLPSSGTTSVRGKQQHRQQTLSQSHHHHHHHHHQPHQRSNSNRSHYYGNNNNNTGNNHNEDAGLTRRPSDREKRDLERNSRDSRGGGEHRESRELSTKIDHRHHRTKESSSSSSHRDRSERDRDREWERERDRERERERDRDRDRERERDRVRDRERERDRDRDHRVVEDRHQRQRDKVPTSGRRHRDGGRHSDGVRSSHNHNSSSSTSINNTNITSSSSALAYKSQRRSYDERQRRRSRSRSRTPGGTPPPSSNRRRQQQHQQQGQRTYRGRDTSSGSRTPPTVKKSSDGSIHQSSAVSSAALAAANSAIAMANASSTAAASSGGGLLPTPNYAPKIPSLMSLELNTPKHTATAVTASVAGDASLVTGATAAGSAAPIQLPSYYNPGIINANRYAEQQQKRKLIWGAKKSEDSANKWGNAHFSQDSDGKVASKFMRLMGIKNNNSTEGGPAVGVEAASEATVAAAPTAAGEESINGDNRAAGAVAGATGIPADVQLRQRMFSTMEQQYEVARAATHTMRGVGLGFGSQPRTF, encoded by the exons ATGGAGGCATTGGTCAATTACAGCAGCGAAGACGATCAAGATGAAACTGGCAATCAGATACGG GCACCAcaatcaacaacaagaacaacatcGTCCTCCTTAAAGCAACATAAATCCAAGCAGCGACGCCAACGACAGCAGTGttcaagcagcagcagcagtcgtAGCCGTAGCCGGAGCAGCTCAAATgacagcagcaatagcaacaacagcagcagcattgaGGACAACCAAAATCCCAAATCCAAGAAGAGACAACACCAGCCGCAGCCACAGCATCATCATAATACTCCACCTTTTGTATCCTTACCAGCTTCGCTTCCTTCCTCAGGCACAACATCAGTGCGAGGCAAGCAGCAGCATCGCCAGCAGACTCTATCCCagagtcatcatcatcatcatcatcatcatcatcaacctCATCAaaggagcaacagcaaccgTTCCCACTATTAcggcaacaataacaacaacactgGCAACAATCATAACGAG GATGCTGGATTGACTCGCCGTCCATCGGACAGAGAGAAACGTGATCTCGAACGAAACAGCAGGGATAGTCGAGGTGGTGGAGAACATCGCGAAAGTAGGGAACTAAGCACTAAA ATCGATCATCGCCATCATCGTACCAaagagagcagcagcagcagcagccataGAGATCGCAGCGAGAGAGATCGGGATCGGGAATGGGAACGAGAACGGGATCGCGAGCGAGAAAGGGAACGGGATAGAGATAgggacagagaaagagaacgAGATCGTGTTAGGGATCGAGAGCGAGAACGTGATCGCGATCGAGATCATCGTGTGGTGGAAGATCGTCATCAACGTCAACGTGATAAGGTACCCACAAGCGGCCGTCGTCATAGGGACGGTGGGCGTCATAGCGACGGTGTGCGTTCCTCCCACAACCACAATTCATCCTCGTCCACGAGCATTAACAATACCAACATCACCTCATCTTCATCGGCATTAGCATACAAATCTCAGCGTCGCTCCTATGATGAACGCCAACGTCGTCGATCCCGTTCTCGTTCTCGAACACCCGGCGGCACACCACCTCCAAGCTCTAATCGGCGTCGCcaacagcagcatcagcagcagggACAGCGAACTTACCGCGGACGTGACACAAGCAGTGGCTCAAGAACCCCTCCCACTGTAAAGAAGTCGAGCGATGGATCGATACATCAATCTTCGGCAGTTTCGTCCGCTGCTTTGGCTGCTGCAAACTCAGCTATTGCCATGGCAAATGCCTCTTCTACAGCTGCTGCATCTTCTGGTGGTGGCCTACTTCCCACTCCCAATTATGCCCCGAAGATACCATCATTAATGTCCCTAGAACTAAACACTCCCAAACATACGGCCACTGCTGTTACCGCCTCTGTGGCTGGAGATGCATCATTAGTTACTGGAGCCACAGCTGCAGGATCAGCAGCCCCCATCCAATTACCCAGCTATTACAATCCGGGCATTATTAATGCCAATCGGTATGCCGAACAGCAACAGAAACGCAAGTTAATCTGGGGCGCCAAGAAGAGTGAGGATTCTGCCAATAAATGGGGCAATGCCCATTTCTCACAGGATTCCGATGGCAAGGTGGCCTCGAAGTTTATGCGTCTGATGGGCATCAAGAACAATAATAGCACTGAAGGTGGACCAGCTGTGGGTGTAGAAGCAGCCAGTGAGGCGACAGTAGCAGCAGCCCCAACAGCGGCTGGCGAGGAGTCCATTAACGGCGATAATAGGGCTGCTGGAGCCGTAGCTGGTGCCACTGGCATACCAGCCGATGTACAACTGCGTCAACGTATGTTTTCTACCATGGAACAGCAGTATGAGGTGGCACGAGCTGCCACCCATACCATGCGGGGCGTTGGTCTGGGCTTTGGTTCCCAGCCGCGCACCTTTTGA
- the LOC6641284 gene encoding arginine/serine-rich coiled-coil protein 2 isoform X3, whose amino-acid sequence MEALVNYSSEDDQDETGNQIRDAGLTRRPSDREKRDLERNSRDSRGGGEHRESRELSTKIDHRHHRTKESSSSSSHRDRSERDRDREWERERDRERERERDRDRDRERERDRVRDRERERDRDRDHRVVEDRHQRQRDKVPTSGRRHRDGGRHSDGVRSSHNHNSSSSTSINNTNITSSSSALAYKSQRRSYDERQRRRSRSRSRTPGGTPPPSSNRRRQQQHQQQGQRTYRGRDTSSGSRTPPTVKKSSDGSIHQSSAVSSAALAAANSAIAMANASSTAAASSGGGLLPTPNYAPKIPSLMSLELNTPKHTATAVTASVAGDASLVTGATAAGSAAPIQLPSYYNPGIINANRYAEQQQKRKLIWGAKKSEDSANKWGNAHFSQDSDGKVASKFMRLMGIKNNNSTEGGPAVGVEAASEATVAAAPTAAGEESINGDNRAAGAVAGATGIPADVQLRQRMFSTMEQQYEVARAATHTMRGVGLGFGSQPRTF is encoded by the exons ATGGAGGCATTGGTCAATTACAGCAGCGAAGACGATCAAGATGAAACTGGCAATCAGATACGG GATGCTGGATTGACTCGCCGTCCATCGGACAGAGAGAAACGTGATCTCGAACGAAACAGCAGGGATAGTCGAGGTGGTGGAGAACATCGCGAAAGTAGGGAACTAAGCACTAAA ATCGATCATCGCCATCATCGTACCAaagagagcagcagcagcagcagccataGAGATCGCAGCGAGAGAGATCGGGATCGGGAATGGGAACGAGAACGGGATCGCGAGCGAGAAAGGGAACGGGATAGAGATAgggacagagaaagagaacgAGATCGTGTTAGGGATCGAGAGCGAGAACGTGATCGCGATCGAGATCATCGTGTGGTGGAAGATCGTCATCAACGTCAACGTGATAAGGTACCCACAAGCGGCCGTCGTCATAGGGACGGTGGGCGTCATAGCGACGGTGTGCGTTCCTCCCACAACCACAATTCATCCTCGTCCACGAGCATTAACAATACCAACATCACCTCATCTTCATCGGCATTAGCATACAAATCTCAGCGTCGCTCCTATGATGAACGCCAACGTCGTCGATCCCGTTCTCGTTCTCGAACACCCGGCGGCACACCACCTCCAAGCTCTAATCGGCGTCGCcaacagcagcatcagcagcagggACAGCGAACTTACCGCGGACGTGACACAAGCAGTGGCTCAAGAACCCCTCCCACTGTAAAGAAGTCGAGCGATGGATCGATACATCAATCTTCGGCAGTTTCGTCCGCTGCTTTGGCTGCTGCAAACTCAGCTATTGCCATGGCAAATGCCTCTTCTACAGCTGCTGCATCTTCTGGTGGTGGCCTACTTCCCACTCCCAATTATGCCCCGAAGATACCATCATTAATGTCCCTAGAACTAAACACTCCCAAACATACGGCCACTGCTGTTACCGCCTCTGTGGCTGGAGATGCATCATTAGTTACTGGAGCCACAGCTGCAGGATCAGCAGCCCCCATCCAATTACCCAGCTATTACAATCCGGGCATTATTAATGCCAATCGGTATGCCGAACAGCAACAGAAACGCAAGTTAATCTGGGGCGCCAAGAAGAGTGAGGATTCTGCCAATAAATGGGGCAATGCCCATTTCTCACAGGATTCCGATGGCAAGGTGGCCTCGAAGTTTATGCGTCTGATGGGCATCAAGAACAATAATAGCACTGAAGGTGGACCAGCTGTGGGTGTAGAAGCAGCCAGTGAGGCGACAGTAGCAGCAGCCCCAACAGCGGCTGGCGAGGAGTCCATTAACGGCGATAATAGGGCTGCTGGAGCCGTAGCTGGTGCCACTGGCATACCAGCCGATGTACAACTGCGTCAACGTATGTTTTCTACCATGGAACAGCAGTATGAGGTGGCACGAGCTGCCACCCATACCATGCGGGGCGTTGGTCTGGGCTTTGGTTCCCAGCCGCGCACCTTTTGA
- the LOC6641284 gene encoding arginine/serine-rich coiled-coil protein 2 isoform X2, whose product MAPLPFHKIQKREKDDRKKQPKCDAGLTRRPSDREKRDLERNSRDSRGGGEHRESRELSTKIDHRHHRTKESSSSSSHRDRSERDRDREWERERDRERERERDRDRDRERERDRVRDRERERDRDRDHRVVEDRHQRQRDKVPTSGRRHRDGGRHSDGVRSSHNHNSSSSTSINNTNITSSSSALAYKSQRRSYDERQRRRSRSRSRTPGGTPPPSSNRRRQQQHQQQGQRTYRGRDTSSGSRTPPTVKKSSDGSIHQSSAVSSAALAAANSAIAMANASSTAAASSGGGLLPTPNYAPKIPSLMSLELNTPKHTATAVTASVAGDASLVTGATAAGSAAPIQLPSYYNPGIINANRYAEQQQKRKLIWGAKKSEDSANKWGNAHFSQDSDGKVASKFMRLMGIKNNNSTEGGPAVGVEAASEATVAAAPTAAGEESINGDNRAAGAVAGATGIPADVQLRQRMFSTMEQQYEVARAATHTMRGVGLGFGSQPRTF is encoded by the exons ATGGCTCCTCTTCCCTTTCACAAGATCCAAAAGCGAGAAAAAGACGATCGAAAAAAGCAACCAAAATGT GATGCTGGATTGACTCGCCGTCCATCGGACAGAGAGAAACGTGATCTCGAACGAAACAGCAGGGATAGTCGAGGTGGTGGAGAACATCGCGAAAGTAGGGAACTAAGCACTAAA ATCGATCATCGCCATCATCGTACCAaagagagcagcagcagcagcagccataGAGATCGCAGCGAGAGAGATCGGGATCGGGAATGGGAACGAGAACGGGATCGCGAGCGAGAAAGGGAACGGGATAGAGATAgggacagagaaagagaacgAGATCGTGTTAGGGATCGAGAGCGAGAACGTGATCGCGATCGAGATCATCGTGTGGTGGAAGATCGTCATCAACGTCAACGTGATAAGGTACCCACAAGCGGCCGTCGTCATAGGGACGGTGGGCGTCATAGCGACGGTGTGCGTTCCTCCCACAACCACAATTCATCCTCGTCCACGAGCATTAACAATACCAACATCACCTCATCTTCATCGGCATTAGCATACAAATCTCAGCGTCGCTCCTATGATGAACGCCAACGTCGTCGATCCCGTTCTCGTTCTCGAACACCCGGCGGCACACCACCTCCAAGCTCTAATCGGCGTCGCcaacagcagcatcagcagcagggACAGCGAACTTACCGCGGACGTGACACAAGCAGTGGCTCAAGAACCCCTCCCACTGTAAAGAAGTCGAGCGATGGATCGATACATCAATCTTCGGCAGTTTCGTCCGCTGCTTTGGCTGCTGCAAACTCAGCTATTGCCATGGCAAATGCCTCTTCTACAGCTGCTGCATCTTCTGGTGGTGGCCTACTTCCCACTCCCAATTATGCCCCGAAGATACCATCATTAATGTCCCTAGAACTAAACACTCCCAAACATACGGCCACTGCTGTTACCGCCTCTGTGGCTGGAGATGCATCATTAGTTACTGGAGCCACAGCTGCAGGATCAGCAGCCCCCATCCAATTACCCAGCTATTACAATCCGGGCATTATTAATGCCAATCGGTATGCCGAACAGCAACAGAAACGCAAGTTAATCTGGGGCGCCAAGAAGAGTGAGGATTCTGCCAATAAATGGGGCAATGCCCATTTCTCACAGGATTCCGATGGCAAGGTGGCCTCGAAGTTTATGCGTCTGATGGGCATCAAGAACAATAATAGCACTGAAGGTGGACCAGCTGTGGGTGTAGAAGCAGCCAGTGAGGCGACAGTAGCAGCAGCCCCAACAGCGGCTGGCGAGGAGTCCATTAACGGCGATAATAGGGCTGCTGGAGCCGTAGCTGGTGCCACTGGCATACCAGCCGATGTACAACTGCGTCAACGTATGTTTTCTACCATGGAACAGCAGTATGAGGTGGCACGAGCTGCCACCCATACCATGCGGGGCGTTGGTCTGGGCTTTGGTTCCCAGCCGCGCACCTTTTGA
- the LOC111518484 gene encoding transcription factor kayak-like, with protein MRYNLQAQQQQLQQQLQQQLQQLQLQQQQQQQHHASKYWPQLHPQPQQQQPQPQIFHPQQQHMMHAQQQQPQQRQQLLPGRFNYKSNANANTNSWLENMELFPLDMSPEDLTAAQMYAIHGENFFEMPMGKRYKRSLNAVSMLPSRQQQQQQQPQQQVYPQSGIGCIVPGGASGNAMNFGHLTGMHGRNLPSATGPSAALASAAPLYCSNIPPTQGYLGQWRMTPPFNSVSTVGPAGGNGIATAQFDQMMSSSVPNSPPTSSASAVGVRHALKFNAVNFPPLPVPNQKRNQKD; from the exons atgCGTTATAATTTACAagcacagcagcagcagctgcaacaACAGTTGCAACAGCAGTTGCAACAactgcagctgcagcagcaacagcagcagcagcatcatgcATCAAAATATTGGCCACAATTGCATCcacagccgcagcagcagcagccacagccACAGATTTTCCAcccacaacagcaacacatGATGCAtgcccaacaacaacaaccacagcaACGCCAGCAATTGCTTCCAGGACGCTTCAATTACAAATCAAATGCTAATGCAAACACCAACAGTTGGCTAGAAAATATGGAACTCTTCCCTTTGGATATGTCCCCAGAGGATTTGACTGCTGCCCAAATGTATGCCATTCATGGTGAAAATTTCTTTGAAATGCCGATGGGCAAAAGATATAAACGCAGTCTCAATGCAGTGTCAATGTTGCCATcacgacaacaacagcagcagcagcaaccacaGCAACAAGTTTATCCACAATCTGGCATAGGCTGCATCGTTCCTGGTGGTGCTAGTGGAAATGCCATGAACTTTGGGCATTTGACTGGCATGCATGGCCGAAACTTgccatctgcaactgggccCTCGGCTGCTTTGGCATCAGCAGCTCCTCTATATTGCTCGAATATACCTCCTACTCAAGGATATTTGGGTCAGTGGCGTATGACCCCGCCG ttTAATTCCGTATCCACTGTCGGTCCAGCTGGCGGGAATGGCATTGCGACAGCTCAATTTGATCAGATGATGTCATCGTCAGTTCCTAACTCGCCACCGACTTCATCCGCTTCGGCTGTTGGTGTCCGTCATGCCTTAAAGTTTAATGCCGTCAATTTTCCGCCACTGCCAGTACCAAATCAAAAGCGCAACCAAAAGGATTGA